Proteins co-encoded in one Corylus avellana chromosome ca9, CavTom2PMs-1.0 genomic window:
- the LOC132191952 gene encoding uncharacterized protein LOC132191952 translates to MESSNSDSSSNRVPLSEVVSECVKRWFKDTLKEAKAGDINMQILVGQMYYSGYGVPRDAQKGRVWMTRASRNRSSVWKVSDKHPGYNASDSDSDELNGDS, encoded by the exons ATGGAGAGCAGCAACAGCGATAGTAGCAGTAATAGGGTGCCGCTGTCGGAGGTAGTGTCGGAGTGCGTGAAGCGGTGGTTCAAGGACACGCTCAAGGAAGCCAAGGCTGGTGATATCAACATGCAGATCTTGGTGGGTCAGATGTATTACAGCGGTTATGGCGTTCCCAGAGATGCCCAGAAG GGAAGAGTTTGGATGACAAGGGCATCCAGAAATCGGTCTTCGGTTTGGAAAGTTAGTGATAAGCATCCAG GTTATAATGCGAGTGATTCAGATTCAGATGAATTGAACGGTGATTCTTAA